aattagaaaaatctaAGAATTTCTTCGTCGCAAAATGAGGGACTGTCGCAAAACTGATATACGAATTTTTCTAAGGGTGGGCTCACACAGGAGAAAACCGAACCCAAAAatgtaagtgaataaaataaaagatatacttacacaaattttaagtttttaaccaaataattatcaattctTAATGGGAACAGTCTTTTTGAAAATCAAGATTACTTAGtttaacaaataacaaacttgtcttcttttttcagcttcttcttcattcatttcagatatttttttcttcttcgattttattctttgtaatttttttaacctttgggcgtttaatttctcgggattttctttttaaaatttttctcTATATCTCCGAGACCGTTCTGCACTAGTTAGTGGCATTGTTAAGCCTAAAAAATTTTAACCTTTTCAGTATGTAGTCTCAGCTTTATAGTGTCGGTTTTGCGACTTTACTAGTCAGCCTGTAGGTCACAGGGAAAAATGTCGCAAAACTGACGTGACGCTCTGTTCCCATTTTGTATTCAAACcgatatttaaaaggaaaaaaaatacctagtcttgtcaccaaatgtaaataattttgcattataatatagttcatcttctgaataaattaataaaataaaactcacctGAATCTGATTTTATATCGTCTCAAACCCGACAGATAAAATTTTGACGGCCGTGGAATACCAGAAAACACGTCTCGCGTcacgaaatatattttgtaactagtctttttttaaatggcgaccggtaaattaaggataattttgccattttaaaacgaaaatagctaccgtaaataatttcaataggcAGTTTTAGTCGTGACAAACCCGACATGTCCGGTCGGTACACTTTTTAAGACTTTTGAAAAAATTtaactatatttaaataagcacaagatttaaattataaactactgGAAATGAGAGAACCTTTAGAAAACTTCAACCAATACCAAACATCAAATGATACCCTAGTACAAAAAGTTTTAAGAATCTCTTCAAACATTTATCAGTTTGAGTGGGGGACACGGCAAAATCTAGTACTTAGtgataaaaatttacattttatttaaataattcctcataaccatgaaaattttgttagaatttaattagtttagaatatatttaatgtatctcaataattaaaataattagctagaagtaaattttattagttattagacTTCAAACACAAGGGACAACGTGAAAATGGGATGTacacttatttttgaaaatgctcAAATATCACAGTGCAggcataaatattaaatatggtCGCTCCTTTCGATGAATCTTATCGGATTCTATGGAATTGAATTAGTAGGTACTAGTTCCACGCATCCATGTGTTTAAATGCTGAAAATAGAGCCCCACTACCAGGTACTAGTTCTCTTCATATGTCGCCTTAAGTTTTGATATGTTCACCTGActacatttatttaaacttataaaatCTCACCTTTAGTTATCTATCATATCACATTTCATATAAAATATGAAGGTTTAACATATTCCATAAAAAGTCTTATTTAAATCCAAACTCAATAACATCTAGTacatcattataattttataaatacgtTCATTAGGTGATTCATTTTTAGAATATATTTGTCTTCTCGTTTTGgagttaataattaaaatgaccGGTAATGACTTGCTGTGTGAAAGTTTGGGTTAATCTTGCATTGTGTGTGTAGACATTTAAATTAACTTACCCATTCGAGTTTCATATCCCCACAACTGATTCACTACTAATACCTATATACTTGTTTGTAAATCAGAATGGTATGCTTATATAACCGCATGATGTAGCAAGTCGCTGCATGTCTCCAATGCACTTTTCTCTTTGTGTGTGTTTAAGCGTAACCCCCTGCCAGGCTTGtagaattttgttttgttttggtcCCGCTATAGTCTTTGTCGTAAGTTTAACAATGCGCATACTCTACGATTACACCACTTATTAATGTATGTGTTAAAGCTccttaaataattttgtttatgaaaCGTTTGCATGCTGAATACCTTGTGTGATCAGTGTTAAAGTAATTTGTAAATACTGGTGTAGATTGTGAGGCTAGAGGCGTTCCGGTCACGAGCCCTGCGACAGACGGAGCTCGCCCGGGCAGTCTCTTTGGAAGACGATATCGAAGAGGACGAGAAGCTAAAGCTGATCCTACGTCGGGAGTCGTCAACGTCCTTGGAGCTGCCGACGAGCCCCCGCAAGACAACGTAGCGAACACCCCAGCCGCGGCAGCTAGCTCGGAACTTCAAGTGCCGGTAACTTATGATGCCGCTACCGGCGAGTTTGAGGCATCGGTACCACACAACCCAAAGGACCGTATTATATTTCTaccgataaaataaaaaatgccgATATTTTTCATTCTACTAGAGGTATCATCCTTAAAGGACCGGTATTCTTTATCAAATCTACGTACTTTATCGGTATTAATGACAAGTACTCGTTTAAATACAGCCAGAGAAGCTACTTACCTACAACTGCAATAAATTATCGGCATTTTACAACGAGTCGGACGTTGATAATAACACAGTTATGCTCTAAACACTGCTCGTGTGACGACCAATAGAGAGCCGTTGTCCTGTATTCGAAATTCTATCGGTTCCAACATTTCTAGTACTCTCTTGATTGCTGTATACGACTAAGGTACATACATTATACCTCTAACTTACCGAGATTTGTGTAACAGCATGGCCGCCAACGAATCAAACGGCGGCGCCGCGACAATTTTTCCAATTGTATCGTGGTGCTACGGCTGCTTGTCTTGGCATTTTACCTCCTTGACCAAATGGAAACTATTAGGAACCCTTACTTATTTCATGACTTATTATCGTCATTTATAAATTCAGTTAAAGTACATTTTGATAAGGATAATCAAAAAACAAATCTTAATTTTGTTACTAGaactttacaatattttataataattttatattcgcCATTTTGGTCTAACACTGTGCACATTAACGGGATTTCTGCGTGAATACTTGTAGATTTGATTATGAATGTCAATTGAAAACATACCGCTATAACGTTGTAGATACCCTTTAAATATGTAACTGTagaattttcaataaacttttgaCAGTAAATAGGCTAGATTATTGTAACGGATAGTCCCACTTTGCAATAGAAGCAGTCATCTTATCTCGTTTAGTATTCTCTTATACCCGATAAATTGAACTCTTGATGCCAACTACATGATGCACTATAGAAATAatctttttataaaattgtagtGGAATGATTAGGTAACTTAGATTTACTACTTATTAGGCTACTTGTCAATCGATAGGTAACGGGTAATACACTTTTATAGAATGTGCGGCGGCACGGGCgtagtttatatttaataaaattgagTTGTGATAAAATCACATTAACGTTATTCCAAATAGCTTATAAGCTGGTGCAGCCAGTCAATAAATAGCCTTTTCGCGTTAAACAATGTTTTACAATGTGACTACTATTTATCAACCTATTGGTAGCTACAAATTAACTAAAACTTTTTATAATTTGGTTAACGCATATGATGCCTAATGAATTTATTTAGCATTATAACAATTTAGCAGGACAAGGTTGTTGTGGTTGTGGTGGACATATACAAGTGCTACCTAAGTGACATTTATCGAAAATTAGGTAAAACTTGTGAAGAAGCACTTATTGCAAGCAAACACTGCTACTAATTTCCTTGCCTTGAAATgcgaaattattacaaaatgaacattccattttgtgtattatttattttaagtgattTTTTTAACTAAGTTTTGTATCGAAACGAATAGGAATCGAAACGATAATGAAGTTAAATGAGGCTTCTGGAATTGACTAATGAAAATACATCTAAAACGTGATGTAGATATTGTcttaaatataatcaataattttattattcgaTGGTACAGGGTTAGCGGTCCGTATCAAATGGCAATATAACgcgtacttatttaattttaatagtgtttttattttaatataatattaagagcTAAAGTattgtttcatattttaatgATTCCTCTTTTGTGTGTAATACTCATCTTAAACTCGCACTTCAATATCATGTCAAAACAAAATGAATATTAAGGAttgatatataatttaatttttcattaaGTATATCATGGTGTAATTAGTAAAATATGTTATAAGCGCGGACTGAATCttatattgtaataatttcGGCAGCTGCACATGTATTTGGTAGAAGCgccaaattaatattaatttggcCCAGAGCGACACAAGCCTGAAAAAACTAATATATTgcgaataaagaaaatatttaaaattggcGACAGCATACGTTGACCATATCGTCGTTGTTTGTGCTCAGCTCTATTCGCACAGACATCATTAAGCCATGcaaattgaatataatttaaattcaaagaCCAACcctatttatatcaaataagtTGCTAAAAGCatcttataatttgtttgtttgttctcTAAATTTATATTCTTTGTACGAAGTCTATGTAATTTACAAATAACTAACTTTGTTTGACTGAAATCTAAatcaatttttaatttgttttgcaGATTACACTAAAATTATCGTTATGCGCGGAGCTTGTATaagatcataattatataagaTTATATAGGCTGGTACCTATTAGTcgaatcttattttattttggttctgTCGACCTCtaacaacaaaataatttcCTACTACAGAATTCAACCtagaataatacaaaaatactttatataacTTTATTATGATTCCATACAATAGCAGTGTCAATGATACAGACTTTGTGTGAGTGTAGATGAGGCGTTTATTTAACATTGAGTAAAAGTCATTTTATCTGaatgacaaaataatatttcaaataCGCGTTTCCAAAAATATggataacataattatatcgaataatttgtattaatttCTTTGAAGCAGaaagtttttactgtaatatataTTCTATGAATTCTTAgatgttttgtaattattttctatattttatttgttgttataaCTTGGATCTATGGctcattattaattaatatattttgtatagaaAATGTTGACTGGTCTTAGGATGGTCACGCTCTTGTAGGTGAAGACTAATACAGTTGACGCAACCGCTGATGTATACCAAGCTGGTCACCATGTCTATTGGCGTTAGACTTGCACTACCAATGCACCGCCACCAAATAAATCATCCAGGAAGACTGTAGGATTGATTCCTAAAAAAGCATGCTAGATAAtgtgatgttatttttttttaaatccttcCGCTGTGTAACTTTATACTCTATTAAATATAGCTTGATGAATTTGACACTCGCCAGAACTATACATTTCCCTTATACCTgtttctttcgcactaggctacTATCTTCACTATGTGTCTGGTCATTTTTAAGTATAAGTAATGTAATACTTTTGTTCTACTGTCAAATAATCAAGCTATGTAAACAATTCGACTCTCAGATTAGTGATCTTGTAAGTTGTCTTGTTGTATACaaatatgaatatatttttctgtGACTTAATAAATGTCTTGACAAGTAATAATAGAATATTCTATTAAGTTGTAACCCATGtgcaattaaattttattttataaaatattaacttatttattatacccatattgaatttttaattactagtattttttaatcatagcaattacttataattttaatacctaatatgtattattttttcacgTTTTATAGTATTATAACTGTATACCTAGTTACATAATCACATATTTACTAAACATGCGCCGAATTTGTTCGGTAGAATTTCTTCATGTGAGAATTTCCGATTCGGGCAACTACAAACTTAATTTCAACTTAATTTTACAGAACTAAAACTAGCTtaatctctttcttgcacttattataagtgaaggacggcactagttttaAGAGCtgtaaaattaggttaagtttattTCAGCCCGAATTGGCaccattatgtttttttttaacaagataaaccattgaatttcTTGTAAGTTCACGTCATTTTTCGTGATTGTTATTTAACGATACTATTTTAGggatttttacattatttaccgAATATTCTGTTCGGTGATGGTCAACCCGAGTAATATTCGGTTAAATCACTATTCGGCgcatctctgacattacatttgTTACAACTAAAATGATTTATGTTTAATTGAAACATTCAGGCTGAAACTATTTGATATTGTATAACtggaaattaatattatattttgatttgtttatttgtatgttaggtaggtaccgttTGACGATTTTATTCCTACAGAAACTAAAGTTATCTGCGTGAGCAAAACTTACGAGGAAAATATTAGTTTCACACTGCTTACAAAAATGACTCATCGACTCgcactattatttttttattatatgttctgtaacgaagaaaaaactacGCTAAACTTGAACGTGAAGAACTGAGATCGAATTTTTCTTTCAAAATTTTGTCGAATTAATGTATTTTCGTATCACGTATTGATAATTTTAGGATTCATTGTAATAACGtgtattttagtaaataaactACTCTGTTCACATTATGAAATTTCCTTTCCTAATTCctgaaagttatagaaaataacGTACTATATTTACTGAATTCTATAACATGATGACATTATGTTATGGATTTCAGTATTTTCTGTGATCGTGTGTAGAGACAAGTACTAAAAGTGACTGCAATACGCCTATCGGTCTGCCTACCCTGCATACGCCTATCTATATGAGCGTGAcgaattgataaaaaaataaaacatgaactCGTTAGTAATTAGgtttattaatgtaaatatattttctaattaaaCCTAAAGGCACCATCATACATTAGTATTCATTTTCAGGTTAATacacttataaaataatttgttacaaaaaatattttaattttgtcaaTTAGTGAACACCATTTGTGTGAGTACTGCTGTTTACTACTTAATTGTAGAGGCAAGGGCATTAagcgatatttttgtatttagtaaACAAGTTGTAGAGAACCCGAAGAGTAGATTTGAGGTCGAGATTCACAATATCTGAAAATaaccaaaaagaaaacaattattaaataCGAATATTACATTCATGCAGAATATAACacttatacatatacatataggtataatatatatataaatagcaCCCACTTATTTAGTAGTTATGAGGAAAACAAAATTACCTTCAGGCCGTGCTTTAGGTTTAGCAAGCCCAACATCTTGCATCAACTCAAATGCAAAAGACACATTGTGGACTTTCTGGTCGAAATCTTGTGGAGTAAGGTGAAAATCATAGAGTGGGACAAAAAATCCTTCCAGCAGACCCATTAGAAGGCACAGATACACTCCATCATGGAATTGAGTGTCCAAATCCATAACTTCAAGATTTACTTTGCTCAAATGCTTGTTAACAAATGTGATGAGTGACTGAAATGTAACAAGTATACTGTTAATACCATAATTATCATCACATCAGTCATcctgttattataaaattacctTTTTAACAACTTGTAGCTTATCAGGGACATGATCAAACAATGCATCAAAAGCATCTCTTTCACATTTCATGCCAAGATCATCATAGGTAGTTGTAATATCTTCTATGAATGTTctgaaacaatatttaaaaattataatttaattttatcactCTATTTCGCACCTTAATTTGAGATGAAATATACAATACCGGTGAGATAGTTGATTAGGAGCATCTTTCTTCACAACAACCACGTTTACACTGACATTTTCAGGTAGACGAATAGGGGCACGGAAATGTCTAGCCAATGCTACCAGCAAATGCAGGATGGAAACAACATTCTTTGAATGTACAGAATCAACACTCCACTTCTGTACATGTTTCGGTGACCCATAGAGCACCTAAAAAATGAAAGGATTGGTAAATCTGGCAGATTTAGTATTTCACAATTCCATACTGATAATGTCTTACCCTGTTGACAGCTCTAAGTACAACAGCCAATTTTTGTCTCTGGCCTTCTTCAGACTGTGTCACTTCTGGGACATCTAATTTAGTCTCTGTCAGTTTTTCCAATAGCTTCTGTAGCACTTGACCATCATAGAGATCTTCACTTATATCTTTTACAATTATTCTTTGCATGGCCAGTTCATCATTAATCCAGTCAATAAGAACTTGGATGAGCTCTCTCACCCTAGGATCTTCTAAAGACCTCGGTTCAATTATGGCTCTTTCCTCATTATCAACTAAAACAGtggtttaataataaaacttcCAATATAAGTGTGATTTAAgtcatacataaaatataatatattatataataacttACGCAAACTGTATTCCTCAGGTGGAATCTCTGGAGCTGTTGGACTGCCAGGTGAGTCTATGGCATGTTTGCCTTCAGCTTGAACCTCTTGTACTATAAAATGATACAAAGTTTCataaattgattgattgtaATTTCTTCTgcttaaacatttaaaataaattgcacTATTCATTGTCAGTGAAACCTGGATAACTGAGACTTCATGGGAACAGcaattttgtcatgttttataACATTCTTTCTTTCGtcataaatacaaattaataacactatcttgttaacaaaaaattaaataattaacaaagaaAGTTTATCTTACTCAGAGGTATTCCAGTTACCCAGTATCTCACATATCCTAACTATCTACTTACAGAGGGTCCCAATAATAGGGGAGGAAACAGTGGTGATTTCAGTTATGGtggtttaattattaaataagtttaattttttatgaaaatgacACTCTTACTTATTGGTTTATTAAAAGGAGGTATGTGCCCAGCAATGAAACATAATAgggtgtttatattattatatataacaattataaaaaaataattatcagggTAACTAACATCTAAGACAGTAAATCCCTGGTAAAGAGGGTTTCTAAtgtcccactaacagaggtaattcgGTGCAAAAGTATCAGGACATTAGCAGGAATCCCAGCTAAAGAAATTTCCCACTTATTCAAGTTTCactgtaatataaatattcatGACATCATACCAACGATGTCACAGGAAAGTTGGCATAGATAGGTTGATACAATCACCGTGCGCTAAGTTTACAAACGATACTCGCTAGGCCAAAGAAGAACTGTTACTTGTAAATGCAATGGCTAAATAGGTCAATGGGAAGTTAAGCAATAGTTCATGGCAGTTCTTGCTAGTTACACCCACTCAACTTAAACAAATGTTCAAAAATATGCATTTTAAACACTCTCACCTTCCTTTATCCGCTTCTTACGCCCTATAGTCCCAATTTTATCCCAAAAAGACTCTTCTTTGTCTTCCTTTTTAGGTAAAACGGGAGTACGAGGAGATTTCGGGCGTGGTGAGGACATTTCGATGACGACTAAAGGAAAACAATACAGAGAATGAGTCAAGATGGATATAAATGTGTACAAACGCTtcactatataaaaaaataaaggaaaaacataatattatttagtttGTAACACATCTGATTTacctttatttataacttttcgATGATGATTAATAATCCATAGACACTTTTTTTAAGTTCATCCATAGTATGGAACAAGCTAAGGTCATCAGACTATACTGCCGAGTTTTGAGTGTATCCTGCAAGTATCCTGTCTTCgagtaaaaaatacaatagaataaaattCCAGCGTTTCTTTCTCTTCTTTGTAAATCAAATAGAATAATGTTGACAAAGGAGCATAGCAATTCGATCgagctaatatttttttatctttgtcaGCAAGCGAACGGATCTCAGAACGGAACggagttaaaaaagaaaatgtcaaaAGTCAAAACTGTTTTACGAAGGAGGGagagggctttttggcgggaggcgggaacgggacagttgctttcttcattgaataatctaaataattaatacgaagtggtgttttgtggttaatgatcgcattaagttagtcggaagacattcgcgagtgttattatattggagtattcaataaacaaagtgtatctgcctattttcgcttcgtgctgggaagccgcttcataactcaaaagtttatgcggacttttgagttaattcgtttggggttcggagtaggagtctactccgagggtgggggcttaggtttcatcatcatcacctttcatcatttcattaatcatcaagaaaaaaaatacgtcagacatggctgtatgggcatagttccctttgccttacccttcggggaaaaccaaaacaaaaaaaaaaaaaaaaaagaaggaggGAGAGGACAACAAGtggattattattaaagttgaaTTAACTTGTTGCGTTAGGGAGGCAAAAAAGAGtccactttttaaaattatttatataactcTTTAGTCGTTGCAAGCTTTATTCGTTAGGTAATACTTTTGCATGTGAAGCACGTTACCTTACACTAGTACCATCTGCGTTATACCTATTGGTTGGTGGAATCACGCCTAAAAATAGCTTCAAGATTACATTGCATCACACTGACATACATGCAAATACACAGCAGGTTGTGCGACAATCTTGTTTACTAGATTTTTATGTTTTAGATATAACAATGGAGAAAAGTGGGAATCCTCCTCCTTATGCATGGAACAATGGGCACACACTGCAGCCGCCCCCGGCTGCGCCTCCCAGCTACTCTCAAGCAGTGGGAGGGGTTGGTCCCTCCAGCCCCTACACACCACAATATCCACCTTGTAAGTTTCTATTCAATATTTTCTCATTTTATGCCAGACCCTTTAATTTTCATTCATGTAATGAATGACATACCTATGGTAATGACCTTGTAACAGTTACAAATTTACATAAAAAGCTTATGGTAACtacattttataaatagttaagtgtataatataaaatcaaCATAATTTCAAATGAGTAGAAAGATGATTTgggt
This genomic interval from Pectinophora gossypiella chromosome Z, ilPecGoss1.1, whole genome shotgun sequence contains the following:
- the LOC126379810 gene encoding beta-parvin — translated: MSSPRPKSPRTPVLPKKEDKEESFWDKIGTIGRKKRIKEVQEVQAEGKHAIDSPGSPTAPEIPPEEYSLLDNEERAIIEPRSLEDPRVRELIQVLIDWINDELAMQRIIVKDISEDLYDGQVLQKLLEKLTETKLDVPEVTQSEEGQRQKLAVVLRAVNRVLYGSPKHVQKWSVDSVHSKNVVSILHLLVALARHFRAPIRLPENVSVNVVVVKKDAPNQLSHRTFIEDITTTYDDLGMKCERDAFDALFDHVPDKLQVVKKSLITFVNKHLSKVNLEVMDLDTQFHDGVYLCLLMGLLEGFFVPLYDFHLTPQDFDQKVHNVSFAFELMQDVGLAKPKARPEDIVNLDLKSTLRVLYNLFTKYKNIA